A window from Podospora bellae-mahoneyi strain CBS 112042 chromosome 1 map unlocalized CBS112042p_1, whole genome shotgun sequence encodes these proteins:
- a CDS encoding uncharacterized protein (EggNog:ENOG503P32X; COG:F): MLSYDSAISLKGQTPGSPAISNGHQNIPPSPSTMRLPTSSLSNGVRTNGNVSSSLSKNEQRHIWLVTGPAGCGKSTVAKYLATVLHMPYIEGDEFHPQANIDKMSAGIPLTDADRWDWLTALREASLKELERGNRGVVLTCSALKRKYRDVIRVAPYFSPNLHLHFIYLDASEELLLQRVMARKNHYMGANMVHSQFEVLERPTTDEVDVISIDVSRPAEAVMAEALDRVLDTMETVAAEAQRK, translated from the exons ATGCTTTCGTACGACTCAGCCATCTCCTTGAAGGGACAAACCCCGGGGTCACCAGCTATTTCCAACGGCCACCAAAAcatccccccatcaccaagcacCATGAGActcccaacatcatctttGTCGAATGGTGTGCGTACCAATGGCAATGTCTCTTCGTCACTATCCAAAAATGAGCAGCGACACATCTGGCTCGTTACTGGCCCCGCCGGCTGTGGAAAGAGCACTGTTGCCAAGTACCTGGCCACTGTTCTTCATATGCCATATAtcgagggtgatgag TTCCACCCACAAGCCAACATCGACAAGATGAGCGCTGGCATTCCCTTGACGGATGCTGATCGGTGGGACTGGTTGACGGCTCTCCGGGAGGCTTCTCTCAAGGAACTGGAACGTGGAAACAGAGGCGTGGTGTTGACTTGCTCTGCTTTGAAGCGCAAGTACCGCGATGTCATCCGTGTCGCCCCCTATTTCTCGcccaacctccatctccacttCATCTACCTGGATGCGTCCGAGGAGCTCCTCTTGCAAAGGGTGATGGCTCGCAAGAACCATTACATGGGAGCCAACATGGTCCACAGTCAATTCGAAGTCTTGGAAAGGCCAACCACGGATGAGGTCGATGTTATTAGCATTGACGTCAGTCGCCCAGCCGAAGCTGTCATGGCTGAGGCTCTAGACCGAGTCCTGGACACGATGGAGACCGTCGCGGCGGAAGCCCAGAGAAAGTGA
- a CDS encoding uncharacterized protein (MEROPS:MER0004247; COG:O; EggNog:ENOG503NWHP) — translation MRLSFRAPLPSRGLLRLTSSAPTARPSLGRPSTDLKSARSLLPLQPLRLFNMNSQELTQYYADAPPAVVRLEIEKHFNALDDKAKRYAHFISRASLAGNRIVLRQVSPESESIYDFIIALHRTAAGDWKGLAKKVGVDEAGLSAFLQYAAQFLGNSGNYKSFGDSKFIPRCDESVFTALASASPEAEKHLKATDGAIFSADKPGLLHLGFTDEGHLTTYYPDSPSITKDEIDAVAKWMQVKGLLPENTRLRKTEDGVFELLIASAITSLPADGGDAGKEAKFVISEGPLEGKTIKLVYGDYSKEMAEITKNIKKAAENAENETQVKMHTAYAKSFEEGSLLAFKDSQRYWVKDQGPMVESNIGFIETYRDPAGIRGEWEGFAAVVNQDRTRAFGELVRSAPSLIPLLPWGKDFEKDKFLSPDFTSLEVLTFCGSGIPAGINIPNYDDIRQLEGFKNVSLGNVLSAKAPDEKIPFIAESDLEVYKKYRDASFEVQVGLHELTGHGCGKLLQETAPGVYNFDVKNPPVSPVTGKPITTWYKPGQTWGSVFGGLAGAYEECRAELVAMHLSCEFSALKIFGFGDGSTAIDGEAGDVLYASYLSMARAGLTSIEFWDPKSQKWGQPHCQARFAILKSFLEAEDDFCKLEYKNEDLSDLTIRLDRSKILTSGRKAVGDFLQKLHIYKSTADVETGSKFFTEMSNVGLEYWGTKVRNVVLKNKQPRKVFVQANTYLDEKTGQVTIKHYEPTLEGVIESWADREE, via the exons ATGCGTCTCTCCTTTCGAGCCCCTCTCCCGTCAAGAGGTTTGTTGAGGCTCACTTCTTCGGCACCAACTGCCCGGCCATCACTCGGTCGTCCATCAACAGACCTCAAATCCGCCAGATCTCTATTACCGCTGCAGCCGCTCCGTCTATTCAACATGAACTCCCAGGAGCTTACCCAGTACTACGCCGATGCCCCGCCTGCTGTCGTCAGGCTCGAAATCGAGAAGCACTTCAACGCCTTGGATGACAAGGCAAAACGTTATGCCCACTTTATCAGCCG AGCATCCCTTGCGGGTAACCGCATAGTCCTGAGGCAGGTCTCACCCGAGTCCGAGTCCATCTATGATTTTATCATTGCTCTTCACAGGACCGCCGCTGGTGATTGGAAGGGTCTTGCCAAGAAAGTTGGTGTTGACGAGGCCGGTCTTTCAGCTTTCCTCCAATATGCTGCTCAGTTCCTCGGCAACAGTGGCAACTACAAGAGCTTTGGCGACTCCAAGTTCATTCCAAGGTGTGATGAGTCCGTCTTCACTGCTCTTGCCTCTGCCTCGCCCGAGGCGGAGAAGCACTTGAAGGCTACGGATGGCGCCATCTTCTCAGCTGACAAGCCTGGCCTGCTTCACCTCGGTTTCACGGACGAGGGTCACTTGACCACGTACTACCCGGACTCTCCTAGCATCACCAAGGATGAGATTGATGCTGTGGCCAAGTGGATGCAGGTCAAGGGATTGCTCCCAGAGAATACCAGACTCCGCAAGACTGAGGATGGTGTCTTTGAGCTGCTCATTGCATCCGCTATCACCAGCCTTCCTGCCGATGGTGGCGATGCCGGGAAGGAGGCCAAGTTTGTGATCAGCGAGGGGCCTCTTGAGGGCAAGACCATCAAGCTGGTCTATGGTGACTACTCCAAGGAAATGGCTGAGATCACCAAGaacatcaagaaggcggctGAGAATGCCGAGAACGAGACCCAGGTCAAAATGCATACTGCGTATGCCAAGTCCTTTGAAGAGGGCTCTCTTTTGGCGTTCAAGGACTCTCAGAGATATTGGGTGAAGGATCAAGGGCCGATGGTTGAGTCCAACATTGGTTTCATCGAGACCTACCGAGACCCAGCCGGTATTCGTGGCGAGTGGGAGGGCTTTGCTGCCGTTGTTAACCAGGACAGAACTCGGGCCTTTGGCGAGCTCGTCAGATCCGCCCCATCACTTATCCCTCTCCTGCCATGGGGCAAAGATTTTGAGAAGGACAAGTTCCTGTCCCCAGACTTCACGTCGCTTGAGGTGTTGACGTTTTGCGGGTCCGGCATCCCGGCCGGTATTAACATCCCCAATTACGACGACATCCGACAACTTGAGGGCTTCAAGAACGTGTCTCTCGGCAACGTACTCAGCGCCAAGGCCCCAGATGAGAAGATCCCCTTCATTGCGGAGAGTGATCTTGAGGTGTATAAAAAGTACAGAGATGCTTCTTTCGAGGTCCAGGTCGGTCTGCACGAATTGACTGGACACGGTTGCGGCAAGCTTCTACAGGAGACCGCCCCCGGCGTTTACAACTTCGATGTCAAGAACCCACCTGTGAGCCCAGTCACCGGCAAGCCTATCACCACATGGTATAAGCCGGGCCAGACCTGGGGTTCCGTCTTTGGTGGTCTTGCTGGTGCTTATGAGGAGTGCCGTGCTGAGCTTGTGGCTATGCATCTCAG CTGTGAATTCTCCGCCCTCAAgatcttcggcttcggcgaCGGCTCCACGGCCATTGACGGCGAGGCTGGGGATGTTCTGTATGCCTCGTACCTCAGCATGGCTCGTGCTGGTTTGACATCCATCGAGTTCTGGGACCCCAAGTCTCAAAAGTGGGGGCAGCCCCACTGCCAGGCTCGTTTTGCCATTCTCAAG TCTTTCCTCGAGGCTGAGGATGATTTCTGCAAGCTGGAGTACAAGAATGAGGATCTCTCTGACCTCACCATTCGCCTTGATCGCTCCAAGATTTTGACCAGTGGTAGAAAGG CGGTTGGTGACTTCCTCCAGAAGCTCCACATCTACAAGTCCACCGCTGATGTCGAGACCGGTTCCAAGTTCTTTACTGAGATGAGCAACGTTGGTCTTGAGTACTGGGGCACCAAGGTCCGGAATGTGGTTCTTAAGAACAAGCAGCCGAGGAAGGTCTTTGTCCAGGCCAACACTTACCTGGATGAGAAGACCGGTCAGGTCACGATCAAGCACTATGAGCCAACGCTGGAGGGTGTGATCGAGAGCTGGGCTGACAGGGAGGAGTGA